Proteins encoded within one genomic window of Thermoleophilaceae bacterium:
- a CDS encoding rod shape-determining protein: MGFLSSVTGFGARDLAVDLGTANTLVYVRGQGIVVSEPSVVAIDQATGAVHAVGDEAQRMIGRTPANISAIRPLRHGVIADFEVTEQMLRYFIRRVDQRRMAHPRMVMCAPSGITEVEKRAVTEAALAAGARQVHLIEEPLAAAIGAGMPIAEPIGNMVVDVGGGTTEVAVISLGGIVVSASIPVGGYELDDAIIGHVRNVHGIAIGQPSAEAVKFEIGSAGPTGDELTTEIRGRHVMSGLPKSVVLTDQEIRVALTDPVQAIIDAIKDTLERTPPELASDIAERGILLAGGGSLLQGFAQRVTDDTRMDAVLAESPLTCVVLGSGRSLEGFDALEANGGSRRRARVHR, from the coding sequence ATGGGCTTCCTCTCCTCCGTCACCGGCTTCGGCGCCCGCGACCTCGCGGTGGACCTGGGCACCGCCAACACGCTCGTCTACGTGCGCGGGCAGGGGATCGTGGTGTCCGAACCGTCGGTGGTGGCCATCGACCAGGCCACCGGCGCGGTGCACGCGGTGGGCGACGAGGCCCAGCGGATGATCGGACGCACGCCCGCGAACATCTCCGCCATCCGCCCGCTGCGCCACGGCGTGATCGCCGACTTCGAGGTCACCGAGCAGATGCTGCGCTACTTCATCCGGCGCGTGGACCAGCGCCGCATGGCCCACCCGCGCATGGTCATGTGCGCGCCGTCTGGCATCACCGAGGTGGAGAAGCGCGCGGTGACCGAGGCGGCGCTGGCGGCGGGCGCGCGCCAGGTGCACCTGATCGAGGAGCCGCTGGCCGCCGCCATCGGCGCGGGCATGCCGATCGCGGAGCCCATCGGCAACATGGTCGTGGACGTGGGCGGCGGCACGACCGAGGTGGCGGTCATCTCGCTGGGCGGCATCGTCGTGTCGGCCTCGATTCCGGTGGGCGGCTACGAGCTCGACGACGCCATAATCGGCCACGTCCGCAACGTGCACGGCATCGCCATCGGCCAGCCCTCGGCCGAGGCGGTCAAGTTCGAGATCGGGTCGGCCGGCCCGACCGGCGACGAGCTGACCACCGAGATACGCGGCCGCCATGTGATGTCGGGGCTGCCCAAGAGCGTCGTGCTCACCGACCAGGAGATCCGGGTGGCGCTCACCGATCCCGTCCAGGCGATCATCGATGCCATCAAGGACACGCTCGAGCGCACGCCGCCCGAGCTGGCCTCCGACATCGCCGAGCGCGGCATCCTGCTGGCCGGCGGCGGCTCGCTGCTGCAGGGCTTTGCGCAGCGCGTGACCGACGACACGCGCATGGACGCCGTGCTGGCCGAGTCTCCGCTCACGTGCGTCGTGCTCGGCTCCGGGCGCTCGCTCGAGGGCTTCGATGCCCTCGAGGCCAACGGCGGCTCACGCCGGCGCGCCCGGGTGCACCGCTAG
- a CDS encoding type IV toxin-antitoxin system AbiEi family antitoxin domain-containing protein: MRPQSSNVHRAIARIAGRAKGVVTRSELMEAGLSAGQVKRRVRSGLLIPEFPGVYRVGHAAASTEAKYMAAVKACGEGAALSGLAAAHRMGLIKGRPPAPEVAAPARREIRGILTHESSRIERWTFDGIPTTTVARTLVDLAGRLTEEELTLACHRAQANYGTTPRQVEQVLQHRPTTRGANKLRRAIRGETHVSLSALERKFLRRLGEANLPLPDETNQYAGTKRVDCRWRKQKLTVELDSYTFHNTRHAFEQDRRREREAYARGDDFRRYTWGDVFEDAAPMLKELAGLL, encoded by the coding sequence ATGCGACCCCAATCCTCGAATGTCCACCGGGCGATCGCCCGGATCGCCGGCCGGGCGAAGGGAGTGGTGACCCGGAGCGAGCTCATGGAGGCCGGCCTGAGCGCCGGCCAGGTCAAGCGGCGCGTGCGCAGCGGCCTGCTGATCCCGGAGTTCCCCGGGGTCTACCGCGTGGGGCATGCCGCGGCCAGCACCGAGGCGAAGTACATGGCGGCGGTCAAGGCCTGCGGCGAGGGCGCCGCGCTCAGCGGGCTGGCGGCGGCGCACCGCATGGGACTGATCAAGGGACGTCCGCCCGCGCCTGAGGTCGCCGCACCGGCGCGGCGTGAGATCCGGGGCATCCTGACGCACGAGTCGAGCCGGATCGAGCGCTGGACTTTCGACGGCATCCCCACGACCACCGTCGCAAGAACGCTGGTCGACCTCGCCGGTCGGCTCACAGAGGAGGAGCTGACCCTCGCCTGCCACAGGGCGCAGGCGAATTACGGCACCACCCCCCGGCAGGTGGAACAAGTCCTCCAGCACCGCCCCACGACCAGAGGGGCCAACAAGCTGAGACGAGCCATCCGAGGAGAAACCCACGTCTCCCTAAGTGCCCTGGAACGGAAGTTCCTGAGAAGGCTCGGCGAGGCAAACCTCCCGCTCCCCGACGAAACCAACCAATACGCCGGCACCAAACGAGTCGACTGCCGCTGGCGAAAGCAGAAGCTGACAGTCGAGCTCGACTCCTACACCTTCCACAACACCCGCCACGCCTTCGAGCAGGACCGCAGGCGCGAACGCGAGGCCTACGCCAGAGGCGACGACTTCCGCCGCTACACCTGGGGCGACGTCTTCGAAGACGCCGCCCCGATGCTCAAGGAACTGGCAGGCCTGCTTTGA